One region of Nerophis lumbriciformis linkage group LG10, RoL_Nlum_v2.1, whole genome shotgun sequence genomic DNA includes:
- the LOC133612624 gene encoding uncharacterized protein — MSQPPKRDTTSVITEPPRPSDHSNSSTSSIKRVDAEPQREHNCKLQETMLLLKHKEDGRKMQEFHAEKDNKKYHVKTCDRCKVVNFYVNENEADSAFQEAKCRTPLNPNVMPFLPQTVSPLEPFSRFQASSLSMNSPRVPPIPIFNGKPLTYVDGRISSMSFTNRKPLPAQNIVDYDYSIGDARHATKTYFRRDKEDSWNEERKGNVIVERAFREKLRRWPKIRDNDPLALKVFADFLKSCSEATPHDKELAFLNSCEENHKLLEKLPEWMINKWSQIAVDKLNRGEYPNFAFFTEFLSKEAQVVCYANALPSLMNRDALGSQPLRKRAPQTNDPNLNKEIAPSIKVISVCCVCKKNGHDIARCPVFAAKTPECKKAFIYGNGMCFGCLKKGHFIKECKRRHICSTCHRHHPTSLHSNRTPKPSPSPLKNDFTPTDSLRSQDVHHSTRRSSATSSIIPVFVSAMVEPDKEVLTYAILDAQSSSTFILEDVLDKLNVGCQSVKLKLSTMTATDTIIASKNVQDLKVRGLNLDSHIEIKQAYARGFIPMNKCQIPTSRTALQWPHLEHLADKLPPFQDCNVGLLIGYDCPSALAPLEVIIGAKNEPFAQRTQLGWSIIGPSNPDFDWQRRKSDSLVIVHQSKDTM, encoded by the coding sequence ATGTCACAACCACCGAAAAGAGACACCACTTCAGTGATAACAGAGCCGCCAAGACCTAGCGACCATTCAAATTCAAGCACCAGCTCCATCAAAAGAGTGGATGCGGAACCCCAGCGGGAGCACAACTGCAAGCTTCAAGAGACCATGCTGTTGCTGAAACATAAAGAGGACGGACGTAAAATGCAGGAGTTTCATGCAGAAAAGGACAATAAGAAATATCACGTAAAAACATGCGACAGATGCAAAGTCGTTAACTTTTATGTGAATGAAAATGAGGCGGACTCTGCTTTTCAAGAAGCTAAATGTCGAACACCACTGAATCCAAATGTAATGCCATTCCTACCTCAGACAGTCTCTCCTCTGGAGCCTTTTAGTCGATTTCAAGCCAGTTCATTGAGCATGAATAGTCCACGAGTACCTCCGATACCAATCTTCAATGGTAAACCCCTGACATATGTTGACGGGAGAATATCCTCCATGTCTTTTACCAACAGAAAGCCCCTACCAGCTCAAAACATCGTTGATTATGATTATTCTATCGGGGATGCGCGCCATGCCACTAAAACGTATTTCCGCAGAGATAAAGAAGACTCATGGAACGAAGAAAGAAAGGGAAACGTCATCGTAGAAAGGGCCTTCAGAGAAAAGCTGAGGAGATGGCCCAAGATCCGGGACAATGACCCATTGGCACTGAAAGTGTTTGCAGACTTCTTAAAAAGCTGTAGTGAAGCAACTCCACATGATAAAGAACTGGCTTTTTTGAACAGCTGTGaagaaaaccacaaacttctTGAAAAACTACCTGAATGGATGATCAATAAATGGAGTCAAATAGCTGTTGACAAACTTAACCGAGGGGAATATCCAAATTTTGCCTTTTTTACTGAGTTTCTAAGCAAAGAAGCGCAGGTCGTCTGCTATGCTAATGCCTTGCCGTCCTTAATGAACAGGGATGCTTTGGGCAGCCAACCACTAAGGAAGAGAGCTCCACAAACAAATGATCCCAACTTGAACAAAGAAATAGCACCAAGCATCAAAGTGATATCAGTATGTTGTGTTTGTAAAAAGAACGGTCACGACATTGCTCGATGTCCGGTCTTTGCCGCGAAGACTCCCGAGTGTAAGAAAGCATTCATTTATGGAAACGGTATGTGTTTTGGATGTCTGAAGAAGGGACACTTCATCAAAGAATGTAAAAGGAGACACATTTGTAGTACATGTCACCGCCATCATCCAACCAGTTTGCATTCTAACAGGACTCCAAAACCCAGTCCAAGTCCTTTGAAGAATGATTTTACTCCCACCGACAGCCTCCGGAGCCAGGATGTACATCACTCAACCAGACGTTCGTCGGCTACGTCGAGTATTATTCCCGTTTTTGTGTCAGCGATGGTTGAGCCGGATAAAGAAGTCCTTACCTACGCGATATTAGACGCTCAGAGCAGTTCCACGTTCATCTTGGAAGATGTGCTGGACAAGTTAAATGTGGGTTGCCAATCAGTGAAACTAAAACTGAGCACTATGACGGCCACGGACACAATAATAGCAAGCAAGAATGTTCAAGATTTAAAAGTAAGAGGACTGAACTTGGACAGTCACATTGAGATAAAGCAAGCCTACGCTCGTGGCTTTATTCCGATGAATAAATGTCAGATTCCTACGAGTCGGACGGCACTACAATGGCCTCACCTGGAACACTTAGCAGACAAATTGCCACCATTTCAAGACTGTAATGTGGGTCTTTTGATAGGATATGACTGCCCATCAGCTCTAGCGCCACTTGAAGTTATCATTGGCGCTAAAAATGAACCTTTTGCACAGCGGACACAGCTCGGGTGGAGTATAATAGGCCCATCTAACCCCGACTTTGACTGGCAAAGACGCAAATCGGACTCATTGGTGATAGTACATCAGTCTAAAGACACCATGTGA